tattttttataaatttagaatttagcccttataattttatttttaggaatttggctttctatatttcatatttcaagtctaattgttaacatttttttttgtttttgtagtgaagctaaatttaataaaataattttaacagtgttaatagttagactttaattttaaaattggaatggaaaaactaaattattaaaaataaaatataaaaagtaaattccaaatttatcaaGATCACATGtgcttatataatattttaagcaattttgttttatttctttttttttatccatcgatttattattattattattattattattatttatttaaattaggtGTGGTTAGGAGGTAGGAAAAGTGcctattttcctaatttttccgGTTTCCCTACCTTCTTTTTGGGATTTCTCAAACATCAAATCTGACCTTAAAATCAAATTACTTTGTAAGACAACAATGGGAAACAAACTCCTTAAAATCAAAACCACCATCATTAAACTTTGagcttatatgttgatgacaaaGAGCACAAAATAAAGACTGCATGGGGAAAATAAATATCTAGAATGCTTTCACTGcctttgtttaattaaaaaagcCAACAACATTGAATGCAAGTGGAAGAGGATGAAGCATTTGCATTTCTAAtagaaaatgaacaaaaaatgagtttgtacatatatatagacAGTCAAGTATATGCCCTTTTTCGATCTTTCCAGCCGAGTTGCCGAGCTCGTTGCTCCCATAAGGCAGTCCGCTTGAGCTCCTCTCTGAGTTGAGCTTCAGCCCATTCCCTGGCTTCCTCACATGTTTCTACACCTGCATTGCACTTTTCAGCTTCTTTCTGGTAGTGTGAGGAGGCTCTTTTGGCATCCATTGTTAGTGCCGAGGTGCGGTCCATGGTTTCTTTGCTTACGATCTTCTGTAATGCAATCTCCTCGGAGAGTAAGGCCACAGTATCCTTCTCCAGTTCTTGGTTTAAATCAGGATCGTTTTGGCCACAACCTGCACTACAAAAGAACATAGCTTGAATA
This region of Gossypium hirsutum isolate 1008001.06 unplaced genomic scaffold, Gossypium_hirsutum_v2.1 scaffold_672, whole genome shotgun sequence genomic DNA includes:
- the LOC107959692 gene encoding uncharacterized protein isoform X1, encoding MAYSLEQRFWCQRVLRFGFAFVCVCLGGYIVGPTSLLWRLKDKSRPKVSCLPCVCDCSSHTDDFFLTPGLADNTYSGCGQNDPDLNQELEKDTVALLSEEIALQKIVSKETMDRTSALTMDAKRASSHYQKEAEKCNAGVETCEEAREWAEAQLREELKRTALWEQRARQLGWKDRKRAYT
- the LOC107959692 gene encoding uncharacterized protein isoform X2, yielding MAYSLEQRFWCQRVLRFGFAFVCVCLGGYIVGPTSLLWRLKDKSRPKVSCLPCVCDCSSHTDDFFLTPGCGQNDPDLNQELEKDTVALLSEEIALQKIVSKETMDRTSALTMDAKRASSHYQKEAEKCNAGVETCEEAREWAEAQLREELKRTALWEQRARQLGWKDRKRAYT